A stretch of Acidobacteriota bacterium DNA encodes these proteins:
- a CDS encoding methyltransferase domain-containing protein, whose amino-acid sequence MEGFVYGKTQSEAIERSLALLKAHTLIDPGSCFIELGCGYGRDVISIASELRGSVYGVDVSGQAMVGANNLLNERHNHHTTPIFVKADALEFLTREDILGFTACHVYTHYFLQVLPAEYRNALFECANDRLPKGSLFILSEYSASDQRFGKGIEVDSGTFILYPDKPEHKIHFFSEREIDSISSQFGWDVIHKVEYTELEEVKNSLIRSCTWLVMFRIS is encoded by the coding sequence TTGGAAGGCTTTGTATACGGGAAGACCCAAAGCGAAGCTATTGAAAGATCACTAGCGCTGCTGAAAGCACATACTTTGATTGATCCGGGATCGTGTTTTATAGAGCTTGGATGTGGCTACGGGCGGGATGTCATTTCTATAGCCAGTGAGTTGCGCGGGAGTGTTTATGGCGTTGATGTTTCAGGACAAGCGATGGTGGGAGCCAACAATCTTCTGAACGAAAGACATAACCACCACACAACTCCCATTTTTGTCAAAGCTGATGCCCTCGAGTTTCTGACCCGTGAGGACATACTCGGTTTCACGGCGTGTCACGTTTATACTCATTATTTTTTGCAAGTTCTACCGGCCGAATACCGCAACGCCCTTTTCGAATGTGCTAATGACAGGCTCCCTAAGGGGAGCCTGTTCATTTTGAGTGAATATTCAGCGAGTGATCAGAGATTCGGCAAAGGTATAGAGGTAGATTCGGGGACATTTATACTTTACCCCGATAAGCCAGAGCATAAGATCCATTTCTTCTCAGAGAGAGAAATTGATTCTATCTCGTCCCAATTTGGATGGGACGTTATCCATAAGGTCGAATATACAGAGCTTGAAGAGGTAAAGAATTCTTTGATACGCTCGTGTACTTGGTTAGTCATGTTCCGAATAAGTTGA
- a CDS encoding penicillin-binding protein activator, which translates to MLEGWRRFSCSAEISCPKGDFDMINRNLVMCIAGLVLAAVFSFSGCGDKPASYKIGVIYPLTGEASFWGNNARNGAELAVQDFNARGGGQGYKVEVSYEDSKSVPKEAVNAANKLIFNDGAKFIVGDLASSNLLAIAPLCQQNKVVTIGQGSNPKIRDAGDYIFRTWPSDDLMGRAVAKFLNDTLLPKQPAILFVNNEYGKGLTEVVKKSLATAVSLEEGYDATTRDFRSIIQKIPRTSDALILVAYPEELPVILKQLAEARLNIPIIGTETFENENVKKISASYPNPIYYTVPRFADKDSAVYKDFIDRYKTKFGKEAGVPADPAYDAMMLILKGISAVGYDPQKVKDYLHGVKNYEGVSGIITFDEHGDVVKPYWIKKLLEGKESTVSEVQF; encoded by the coding sequence ATGCTAGAAGGATGGAGGAGATTTTCCTGTAGTGCTGAAATTTCCTGTCCCAAAGGAGACTTTGACATGATAAATCGGAACTTGGTTATGTGCATTGCCGGATTGGTGCTGGCAGCTGTATTTTCATTTAGCGGCTGTGGAGATAAACCTGCTTCCTATAAGATAGGAGTGATTTATCCCCTCACTGGAGAGGCATCTTTTTGGGGCAACAATGCCCGGAACGGCGCAGAATTGGCGGTACAGGATTTTAACGCTCGCGGGGGCGGGCAAGGATACAAAGTTGAAGTATCATATGAAGATAGCAAAAGCGTACCGAAGGAAGCAGTCAATGCAGCCAATAAATTGATTTTCAATGATGGGGCTAAATTCATTGTCGGAGACCTTGCCAGTTCTAATCTACTTGCGATCGCTCCGTTATGTCAGCAAAATAAGGTTGTCACGATAGGGCAGGGTTCGAACCCTAAAATTAGAGACGCCGGTGATTACATATTTAGGACTTGGCCATCTGATGATTTAATGGGCAGGGCTGTTGCCAAATTTTTAAACGACACGCTTTTGCCTAAGCAACCGGCAATCCTTTTTGTAAACAATGAATACGGGAAAGGATTAACGGAAGTAGTCAAAAAATCCTTGGCGACAGCAGTCAGTCTTGAGGAAGGATATGATGCCACGACCAGAGATTTTAGAAGCATCATCCAAAAGATTCCCAGGACAAGTGATGCCCTGATCCTGGTGGCATACCCAGAGGAACTTCCCGTGATTCTTAAACAACTAGCCGAGGCAAGGCTAAACATCCCGATCATCGGCACAGAAACTTTCGAGAATGAGAACGTCAAGAAGATTTCCGCTTCTTACCCGAATCCGATTTACTACACTGTGCCCAGATTCGCCGACAAGGATAGTGCCGTGTATAAGGACTTTATTGACAGATACAAAACAAAGTTTGGGAAAGAGGCGGGTGTGCCGGCTGACCCTGCCTATGATGCAATGATGTTAATCCTCAAAGGGATAAGCGCTGTTGGTTACGACCCTCAAAAGGTGAAGGATTACCTACATGGAGTCAAGAACTATGAGGGTGTTTCAGGTATTATCACTTTTGATGAGCACGGGGATGTAGTCAAGCCTTACTGGATCAAGAAACTACTGGAGGGTAAGGAGTCTACTGTAAGTGAGGTCCAATTTTGA
- a CDS encoding ATP-binding cassette domain-containing protein, with product MKVEDLVVSYYKKEILRGASLDVSPGQIVALIGANGSGKSTLLRTVAGLIRPTAGRISVDDMDITGIEAHALAGSGIGLLLQGGVIFPRLTVLEHLRLAAEKIPGTSFEERAEAVWTAFPFLSNIRGKRAGLLSGGERQMLALSMLIVRRSRLWLLDEPSGGLAPSSVKSLLNTIRKFNAEHGVTVLLAEQNVREALRIADKVYALKDGMAFLQENPKEIVNARRMEEIFL from the coding sequence TTGAAGGTCGAAGACCTTGTGGTAAGTTACTACAAAAAAGAGATCCTGCGCGGGGCCTCTTTAGATGTCTCGCCTGGACAGATTGTCGCGTTGATCGGAGCAAACGGCTCGGGGAAGTCTACCTTGCTGAGGACGGTTGCCGGGCTGATCCGACCTACGGCTGGCAGAATCTCTGTTGACGATATGGATATTACCGGGATAGAAGCGCACGCCCTAGCCGGTTCAGGCATAGGACTCCTGCTTCAGGGAGGCGTGATTTTCCCCCGCCTGACTGTTTTGGAACATTTACGTTTGGCGGCGGAAAAGATACCCGGAACATCCTTCGAAGAAAGAGCAGAAGCTGTCTGGACCGCTTTCCCATTCTTATCCAACATCCGTGGGAAACGTGCAGGGCTGTTGAGTGGTGGTGAGCGGCAGATGCTGGCACTTTCGATGTTGATTGTGCGCAGATCCCGACTGTGGCTTCTTGATGAGCCCTCCGGCGGACTTGCCCCATCGTCGGTCAAGAGCTTGCTGAATACCATTCGCAAGTTTAACGCAGAACATGGAGTAACCGTGTTACTCGCTGAGCAGAATGTCAGGGAGGCGTTGCGTATCGCAGATAAAGTTTACGCCCTCAAAGATGGAATGGCCTTTTTGCAGGAGAATCCAAAAGAAATTGTGAATGCTAGAAGGATGGAGGAGATTTTCCTGTAG
- a CDS encoding ABC transporter ATP-binding protein, with protein MAPLLEVQHICRSFDGIKAVEAVTFSIQAGTISSIIGANGAGKTTLFNIIGGFIRQDSGCIRYKGEPIDALSPAQRAVIGLGRLWQDGRLFTNMTVIDNLLVAKKKHQGEKILHTILHWKDVREEEAENFEGAEKILRLINLDHKRNSLAKDLSYGQQKLLTLGRLLMNGAELLLLDEIMTGLNPLMIDEIVNLIKGLVAVGKTALMIEHNVPRALEISDRTYVMNNGRVAISGSPSEVYAHPLLREMYLGV; from the coding sequence ATGGCGCCACTTTTAGAAGTACAGCATATCTGTAGATCCTTCGATGGCATAAAAGCCGTTGAAGCTGTAACATTCTCGATACAGGCAGGGACAATTTCGAGCATTATTGGCGCCAACGGGGCGGGGAAAACAACCCTGTTTAACATTATTGGCGGTTTTATACGACAGGATTCCGGGTGCATTCGCTACAAAGGCGAGCCTATAGATGCACTGTCCCCCGCCCAGAGAGCGGTGATCGGGCTTGGTCGCCTCTGGCAAGATGGACGGCTGTTTACCAATATGACCGTGATAGACAATCTGCTGGTCGCTAAGAAGAAACACCAGGGCGAAAAAATATTGCACACAATTCTTCATTGGAAAGATGTTCGAGAGGAAGAAGCAGAAAACTTTGAGGGAGCAGAAAAGATCCTGAGGCTTATAAACCTTGACCACAAGCGCAACAGCCTAGCTAAGGACTTATCCTATGGACAACAAAAGCTGCTTACGCTGGGCCGTCTTTTGATGAATGGAGCCGAACTTTTGCTCCTTGACGAAATCATGACAGGGTTGAACCCTTTGATGATCGACGAAATAGTAAACCTTATAAAAGGATTGGTTGCGGTCGGCAAAACGGCTTTGATGATCGAGCATAATGTACCCAGAGCGCTGGAGATCTCGGATCGTACCTATGTTATGAATAACGGAAGGGTTGCAATCTCTGGCTCGCCCTCCGAGGTTTATGCTCATCCACTTTTAAGAGAAATGTACCTTGGTGTATGA
- a CDS encoding branched-chain amino acid ABC transporter permease, producing MNYLLHLIIIIELNLLLTCSLNIMVGYTGLLTLAHAAFYGVGAYITALLMVNLGFGFLPSLIFAVIGCVSLSVLISLASLRFRGDFFILTTLALQVILFRILYNWTEVTQGPYGITNIPKPRILGMDFNSLESFSLLGFLLTTIVVGLLILILRSPFGRTLQAIRDDELAAIALGKSVMSFKVRSVSFASGCAAIAGALYATYITFIDPTSFTKEESMLMLAMVIVGGTGNIKGPIVGAFLLTLLPEFLRFLAIPDSLSANLRIIIYGLSLIVMMRFRPAGIAGKYQFE from the coding sequence ATGAATTACCTTTTACACCTTATTATTATTATTGAATTGAATCTCTTACTTACATGTTCACTCAATATAATGGTGGGATATACGGGGTTGCTGACTCTAGCTCACGCCGCATTTTATGGGGTAGGCGCTTACATAACCGCGCTTCTAATGGTAAATCTTGGATTCGGTTTCCTACCGTCGCTGATCTTTGCGGTTATTGGATGTGTTTCACTCAGCGTTCTGATCTCCCTGGCTTCGCTGAGATTTCGAGGTGACTTTTTTATCTTGACGACTTTGGCACTGCAGGTAATCCTTTTCAGAATACTATATAACTGGACGGAGGTCACACAGGGCCCTTATGGCATTACAAACATCCCGAAACCGAGAATTCTTGGTATGGACTTTAACTCACTCGAGTCTTTTTCTTTGCTTGGATTTTTACTCACAACAATAGTTGTTGGATTGCTTATACTGATCCTTCGCTCCCCTTTTGGCAGAACTCTCCAGGCAATCCGAGATGATGAACTTGCAGCTATCGCACTTGGTAAAAGTGTCATGTCATTTAAAGTGCGTAGCGTCTCCTTCGCAAGCGGGTGTGCTGCAATAGCCGGCGCTCTGTATGCCACATACATCACCTTTATTGACCCGACAAGCTTTACAAAAGAGGAATCAATGCTCATGTTAGCTATGGTCATCGTTGGAGGGACTGGAAATATCAAAGGGCCTATTGTCGGGGCTTTTCTCTTAACGCTACTTCCTGAATTTCTCCGGTTCCTGGCCATCCCTGATTCTTTGTCGGCAAATCTCCGTATAATAATATACGGCTTGTCGCTTATTGTAATGATGAGATTTCGACCTGCGGGGATAGCCGGAAAATATCAATTCGAGTAG
- a CDS encoding branched-chain amino acid ABC transporter permease, whose translation MIYGLIAGMLYSLVALGYSLIYNATKVFHIAHGAIYTAAAYLLLALSYAARSVFRSTGGLSLAIIIILALLLSCLLGFLFEKVVYSALFKRKAPPLVTFISSLGLYIVTTNLITLLFGNDTKILESSIEPTIAVANTIITRIQAIQLFVSVVLISSVLFLLSRSSLGRQIRAISDNATLASLLGIDVKKTRLLVFALGSFLAASASLLRAFDIGIDPHAGLSVVLTAVVAVIIGGVNSNIGAVVGAMFLGITQNIVTWFFSAQWQDATTFFILILVLLIRREGIFATQLRLEER comes from the coding sequence ATGATTTATGGCCTTATCGCCGGAATGCTTTATTCATTAGTAGCCCTCGGCTACAGTCTGATCTATAACGCGACGAAAGTTTTTCATATAGCACATGGTGCGATCTATACTGCAGCGGCATATCTGCTTTTGGCCCTATCTTATGCTGCCAGGTCGGTTTTTAGAAGTACAGGTGGCTTGTCACTAGCCATAATAATAATACTCGCTTTATTATTGAGTTGCCTTCTCGGATTTTTGTTCGAGAAAGTTGTTTACAGTGCGCTTTTCAAGCGCAAAGCCCCGCCTTTGGTGACGTTTATTTCATCACTTGGTTTGTATATCGTTACTACCAATCTCATCACACTACTTTTCGGTAATGATACTAAAATCTTGGAATCAAGCATAGAACCAACCATTGCTGTAGCCAATACTATTATAACGCGAATACAAGCCATTCAGCTTTTTGTTTCGGTTGTACTGATCTCATCGGTCCTGTTTTTACTCAGCAGATCCTCACTGGGCCGACAGATCAGGGCGATATCTGACAACGCGACTCTTGCAAGCTTGTTGGGCATTGATGTTAAAAAGACCAGGCTTTTGGTATTTGCTCTCGGCTCGTTCCTTGCGGCTTCGGCTTCGCTTCTGCGAGCCTTTGATATCGGCATAGATCCACATGCTGGCCTTTCGGTGGTCTTGACCGCTGTTGTAGCTGTCATTATTGGCGGTGTAAACTCCAATATAGGAGCCGTTGTGGGTGCGATGTTCCTCGGGATCACACAAAACATCGTCACTTGGTTTTTCTCGGCCCAATGGCAAGACGCTACCACGTTCTTCATCCTCATTCTTGTTCTGCTTATTCGCCGCGAAGGTATATTCGCGACTCAACTGCGATTGGAGGAGCGATGA